A single Arachnia propionica DNA region contains:
- a CDS encoding VanZ family protein — translation MQDWVNNGLLAAIIGAVAFAALFLPGLVWQYRRFGRLSFARLLGLAAVCLYAAALLTYTLLPLPERSVEWCQLHARGMNLRPFAFIDDIREAAPGRSLRGLLTSFAVLQVAFNVVLFVPFGVILRRYFNRSVLVTTLLGAATSLLIELTQLTGLWFIYPCAFRAADVDDLMTNTLGTILGAVLAPVLLWWMPRAHQLVQDRLTPRPVTMWRRWIGMLIDAILVALVAGTTAVVLRVATLLFLGDVSEEWTLLIAPAAIALATITVFVWPAWNHLAASVGQTVVWLTPKWRNADGTLHDGSRLRRVVRSLVVPASWLIPMFLAPFGTSSPFIWLLPLVVPLSLVMVPFTRTHRSLSGWLTGAQMVDIRAEETDKALPVH, via the coding sequence TTGCAGGACTGGGTGAACAATGGTCTGCTCGCCGCAATCATCGGAGCCGTCGCGTTCGCGGCGCTGTTCCTGCCAGGCTTGGTCTGGCAGTACCGCCGCTTCGGCCGGTTGAGTTTCGCCCGTCTGCTCGGACTCGCGGCGGTGTGTCTCTACGCCGCCGCGCTGCTCACCTACACCCTCCTGCCGCTGCCGGAGCGTTCCGTCGAGTGGTGCCAGCTCCACGCCCGCGGAATGAACCTGCGGCCGTTCGCTTTCATCGATGACATCCGGGAGGCCGCGCCGGGGCGTTCGCTGCGGGGGCTGCTGACCAGCTTCGCGGTGTTGCAGGTGGCCTTCAACGTGGTGCTGTTCGTACCGTTCGGGGTCATCCTGCGCCGCTACTTCAACCGCTCCGTTCTCGTCACAACCCTTCTGGGGGCGGCCACCAGCCTCCTCATCGAACTGACCCAGCTCACCGGTTTGTGGTTCATCTATCCCTGCGCCTTCCGGGCCGCCGATGTGGACGACCTCATGACCAACACCCTCGGCACCATCCTGGGAGCGGTCCTGGCCCCGGTGTTGCTGTGGTGGATGCCGCGCGCCCACCAGCTGGTGCAGGACAGGCTGACGCCGCGCCCGGTGACGATGTGGCGACGCTGGATAGGCATGCTGATCGACGCCATTCTCGTGGCTCTGGTGGCCGGAACCACCGCGGTGGTCCTCCGCGTGGCGACGTTGCTGTTCCTGGGGGACGTTTCTGAGGAGTGGACCCTATTGATCGCTCCCGCGGCCATTGCGCTGGCGACCATCACGGTGTTCGTGTGGCCCGCCTGGAATCATCTCGCCGCCTCCGTCGGGCAGACCGTGGTGTGGCTCACCCCGAAGTGGCGCAACGCGGACGGCACCCTGCACGACGGTTCCCGTCTCCGCAGGGTTGTCAGGTCGCTGGTGGTACCCGCATCGTGGTTGATCCCGATGTTCTTGGCCCCCTTCGGCACATCCTCGCCCTTCATCTGGTTGCTGCCCCTGGTGGTGCCGCTGTCCCTGGTCATGGTTCCGTTCACCCGCACCCACCGCAGCCTGTCCGGCTGGTTGACCGGCGCGCAGATGGTCGACATCCGGGCGGAAGAAACCGACAAGGCCCTCCCCGTCCACTGA
- a CDS encoding amino acid permease — protein sequence MSSPAGDLKVAMKPRHLVMMSLGSAIGAGLFVGSGAGIATAGPAVLLSYVISGAIVLAVMRMLGEMVADDPNPGAFSYYADKALGPAAGFAIGWLWWIEMGLVVATEATAAARYLSTLIPGFPQWGFALIIMVVFTGINLVKVGSFGEFEFWFSLIKITFVVVFLVLGAAFLLGFTPAASPGWGNLLGNDFMPHGIKGVASALLVVIFAFGGVEIVAVAAAETADPERSIRKAVNTILWRILIFYMGAVTIMLLALPWNDPSLKDAPFVAVLNAAGLPAVAAMIGTVVVVALLSSLNANLYGGSRMIFSLAERRMGPAVMRGTNARGVPVAAVLATSFLGFVAAALNYFWAEEVLKFLLNMVGSTMIVIWLGIIASHLALHRRAAREGNHSLKGFPVALSWATLVAVAAVVALGFTVPEIAVQLSSTFALTALLAAVGGWLAKRAAVPGPESEPAAENGM from the coding sequence ATGTCCTCTCCGGCAGGCGACCTGAAGGTCGCGATGAAACCCCGTCACCTCGTGATGATGAGCCTCGGCTCCGCCATCGGAGCCGGGCTGTTCGTGGGCTCCGGCGCGGGCATAGCGACGGCGGGACCCGCGGTGCTGCTGTCCTATGTCATCTCCGGGGCAATCGTCCTTGCCGTGATGCGCATGCTCGGCGAGATGGTGGCGGACGACCCGAACCCGGGGGCGTTCTCCTACTACGCGGACAAGGCCCTCGGACCCGCCGCCGGATTCGCGATCGGCTGGCTGTGGTGGATCGAGATGGGATTGGTGGTGGCAACCGAGGCAACCGCGGCGGCACGCTATCTGAGCACACTCATCCCCGGTTTCCCGCAGTGGGGTTTCGCGCTGATCATCATGGTGGTCTTCACGGGAATCAACCTGGTCAAGGTGGGGAGCTTCGGTGAATTCGAGTTCTGGTTCTCGCTGATCAAGATCACCTTCGTGGTGGTTTTCCTGGTGCTCGGGGCGGCTTTCCTGCTGGGGTTCACCCCCGCCGCCTCACCCGGGTGGGGGAACCTGCTGGGAAACGACTTCATGCCCCACGGAATCAAGGGAGTCGCATCGGCGCTGCTGGTGGTGATCTTCGCCTTCGGGGGCGTGGAGATAGTCGCGGTGGCCGCCGCCGAGACCGCCGACCCGGAACGCAGCATCAGGAAGGCCGTCAACACGATCCTGTGGCGCATCCTCATCTTCTACATGGGAGCTGTGACGATCATGCTGCTCGCCCTGCCCTGGAACGACCCCTCCCTCAAGGACGCGCCCTTCGTCGCGGTCCTGAACGCGGCGGGACTGCCCGCCGTCGCGGCGATGATCGGGACCGTGGTCGTCGTCGCGCTGCTGTCCTCGCTCAACGCGAACCTCTACGGCGGCTCCCGCATGATCTTCTCGCTCGCCGAACGACGCATGGGGCCCGCGGTGATGCGCGGCACGAACGCTCGTGGCGTGCCCGTGGCAGCCGTGCTGGCCACCTCGTTCCTCGGTTTCGTCGCTGCGGCGCTGAACTACTTCTGGGCCGAGGAGGTGCTGAAATTCCTGCTGAACATGGTCGGCTCGACCATGATCGTCATCTGGCTGGGGATCATCGCCTCGCACCTGGCGCTGCACCGCCGCGCCGCCCGCGAGGGCAATCACTCGCTCAAGGGTTTCCCGGTCGCCCTGTCCTGGGCGACGCTGGTCGCGGTGGCCGCGGTGGTCGCGCTCGGGTTCACGGTGCCCGAGATCGCGGTGCAACTCTCCAGCACCTTCGCCCTGACGGCCCTGCTAGCGGCGGTCGGTGGCTGGCTTGCCAAACGCGCGGCTGTTCCCGGCCCGGAGAGCGAACCAGCCGCAGAGAACGGGATGTGA
- the rocD gene encoding ornithine--oxo-acid transaminase — protein MSENTRTAIELVDTYAAHNYSPLPVVVTEASGAWLTDVDGRRYLDCLAAYSALNFGHGNPTFIDVAKRQLDRLTLTSRAAHSDWLGPFAQKLARLAGKDMVLPMNTGAEAVETAIKVARKWGHQVKGLPQDRGEIIAMHGNFHGRTTTIISFSDDETARADFGPYSPGFRLADFGDVESLRQAITPETVAVLLEPIQGEAGIIVPPAGYLREVRELTRRNNVLLICDEVQTGMGRTGTTFRFQAEDIDPDIITVGKALGAGIVPLSAVIADREILGLLRPGEHGSTFGGNPLACAIGSAVCDVLATGEYQRRSTGLGERLHAGLEALVGHGVTAARGAGLWAGVDIDPAIGTAKDVSLDLLDHGILVKDTHGQTLRFAPPLVITEDEIDLIVREFRAVLEQRLTRHA, from the coding sequence ATGAGTGAGAACACTCGCACCGCCATCGAACTCGTCGACACCTATGCGGCACACAACTACTCTCCGCTGCCCGTCGTCGTCACCGAAGCGTCGGGTGCGTGGCTGACGGATGTGGACGGCCGCCGCTACCTGGACTGCCTCGCCGCCTACTCGGCCCTCAACTTCGGGCACGGCAACCCCACCTTCATCGATGTCGCGAAACGGCAACTGGACCGGCTCACCCTCACCAGCCGCGCCGCGCACTCCGACTGGCTCGGCCCGTTCGCCCAGAAACTGGCCCGCCTCGCGGGCAAGGACATGGTCCTGCCGATGAACACCGGTGCCGAGGCCGTCGAGACCGCCATCAAGGTGGCCCGCAAGTGGGGGCACCAGGTCAAGGGGCTGCCGCAGGACCGCGGCGAGATCATCGCCATGCACGGCAACTTCCACGGCCGCACCACAACGATCATCAGCTTCAGCGACGACGAGACCGCGCGCGCCGATTTCGGCCCCTACAGCCCCGGATTCCGGCTCGCCGACTTCGGCGACGTCGAATCCCTGCGGCAGGCCATCACCCCCGAGACCGTCGCCGTGCTGCTGGAACCCATCCAGGGCGAGGCCGGCATCATCGTCCCGCCGGCGGGATACCTCCGCGAGGTGCGGGAACTCACCCGCAGGAACAACGTCCTGCTGATCTGCGACGAGGTGCAGACCGGCATGGGTCGCACCGGAACCACGTTCCGGTTCCAGGCCGAGGACATCGATCCCGACATCATCACCGTCGGCAAGGCACTGGGCGCGGGCATCGTGCCGCTGTCAGCGGTGATCGCCGACCGCGAGATCCTCGGGCTGCTGCGACCCGGTGAGCACGGCTCCACCTTCGGTGGCAACCCCCTCGCGTGCGCAATCGGATCGGCCGTCTGTGACGTGCTGGCCACCGGCGAGTACCAGCGCCGCTCCACCGGGCTGGGCGAGCGCCTGCACGCCGGGCTCGAGGCCCTCGTCGGCCACGGCGTGACCGCGGCCCGGGGTGCGGGCCTGTGGGCTGGCGTCGACATCGACCCCGCGATCGGCACCGCCAAGGACGTGAGCCTGGACCTCCTCGATCACGGCATTCTGGTGAAGGACACCCACGGCCAGACCCTCCGGTTCGCGCCCCCGCTGGTGATCACCGAGGACGAGATCGACCTCATCGTGCGCGAGTTCCGGGCTGTGCTGGAGCAGCGCCTCACGCGGCACGCCTGA
- a CDS encoding MGMT family protein: protein MPDAAAELTIERVLCAVECIPIGRVVSYGDLAELVGTSARRVGAIMASAGPGVPWWRVVNASGRLPGHLVAEASRRWADEGTPAVDGRCVMSQARADLPRLAADHEARLAEWASPARDLTSSAVQ, encoded by the coding sequence ATGCCGGATGCAGCCGCCGAACTGACCATCGAACGGGTGCTGTGCGCGGTGGAGTGCATACCCATCGGGCGGGTGGTCAGCTACGGCGACCTCGCGGAACTGGTGGGCACATCCGCCCGGCGGGTGGGGGCCATCATGGCCTCCGCCGGGCCGGGGGTGCCGTGGTGGCGGGTGGTCAACGCCTCGGGACGCCTGCCCGGGCACCTCGTGGCGGAGGCGTCCCGACGCTGGGCCGATGAGGGAACCCCCGCGGTCGACGGGCGGTGCGTGATGTCGCAGGCCCGCGCCGATCTGCCCCGGCTGGCCGCGGACCACGAAGCCCGGCTCGCCGAGTGGGCAAGCCCCGCCCGGGACCTGACCTCATCCGCAGTTCAGTAG
- a CDS encoding glycoside hydrolase family 3 N-terminal domain-containing protein — translation MQLLKSSYRDPLPEASGSAGAFPGGATNRLRTSKPTGGDFGSLRRFAAAAACASVLTGCAAGPAAPPTEPATAAGTPSTSTPETPPSPAPTPAAVRCRAKADSLTTEQQAGQLFMIGVSTSGLDSATRKAIASGSVGSVVLLGDNNAGAGQISGITSELGTMRSAGIPLLVAVDQEGGRVQRLKGPGFSDIPNAVEQGSLADGQLRNRAQAWGGELAAAGIHYDLAPVADVVPRNKQSSNAPIGKLNRNFGNNVTAVSRSVVEFTQGMQDAGIVTSLKHFPGLGEVTVNTDHGVARDGDTTADGESLEPFRKGIEAGADSVMISSAIFTRIDPDQEGVFSRKIVTDMLRGDLGFQGVAISDDLGEAAAVGNVKPGDRAVRFFAAGGDLLINADPSLMDEMLKATITWAAENPGNADRLAESAGRVLALKESAGLLNCG, via the coding sequence ATGCAACTCTTGAAATCCTCGTACCGCGACCCGCTCCCCGAGGCCTCCGGCTCCGCGGGAGCGTTTCCCGGCGGGGCGACGAACCGGTTGCGCACCTCGAAACCGACCGGAGGAGATTTCGGTTCCCTTCGTAGGTTCGCCGCGGCCGCGGCCTGCGCCTCGGTGCTGACCGGTTGCGCGGCGGGCCCAGCAGCACCTCCCACCGAACCGGCCACGGCAGCGGGGACCCCGAGCACGTCCACGCCGGAAACGCCCCCCTCCCCCGCACCCACGCCCGCCGCGGTGAGGTGCCGCGCGAAAGCGGATTCCCTGACCACCGAACAGCAGGCCGGGCAGTTGTTCATGATCGGGGTGAGCACCTCCGGTCTGGACAGCGCGACCCGGAAGGCCATCGCGTCGGGGTCCGTCGGATCCGTTGTGCTGCTCGGCGACAACAACGCGGGCGCCGGCCAGATCAGCGGAATCACCTCCGAGCTGGGAACGATGCGCTCCGCCGGAATACCGTTGCTGGTCGCCGTCGACCAGGAGGGCGGCCGGGTGCAACGCCTCAAGGGACCGGGATTCAGCGACATCCCGAACGCCGTCGAGCAGGGATCGTTGGCGGACGGGCAGCTGCGGAACCGAGCGCAGGCGTGGGGTGGAGAACTGGCTGCCGCCGGAATCCACTACGACCTCGCGCCGGTCGCCGACGTGGTGCCGAGGAACAAGCAGAGCAGCAACGCCCCGATCGGGAAACTCAACCGCAACTTCGGCAATAACGTCACCGCGGTGAGCAGATCGGTGGTGGAGTTCACCCAGGGCATGCAGGACGCAGGGATAGTGACCTCTCTGAAGCACTTTCCCGGGCTGGGTGAGGTGACGGTCAACACCGACCACGGGGTGGCCAGGGACGGCGACACCACCGCCGACGGCGAATCCCTGGAGCCGTTCCGCAAAGGCATCGAGGCCGGGGCCGACTCGGTGATGATCTCGTCGGCGATCTTCACCCGGATCGACCCGGACCAGGAGGGAGTTTTCAGCAGGAAGATCGTCACCGACATGCTGCGCGGCGACCTCGGTTTCCAAGGAGTGGCTATCAGCGACGACCTGGGCGAGGCGGCCGCCGTGGGGAATGTCAAACCCGGCGACCGGGCGGTCCGGTTCTTCGCGGCGGGAGGGGATCTGCTCATCAACGCCGACCCGTCGCTGATGGACGAGATGCTGAAGGCCACCATCACCTGGGCGGCCGAGAACCCGGGCAACGCCGACCGGCTGGCCGAATCCGCCGGCCGGGTGCTGGCGCTGAAGGAGTCGGCGGGGCTACTGAACTGCGGATGA
- a CDS encoding alpha/beta hydrolase, with protein MRHFTVDLNRERSATLEAVLFDAPSPEEQPTPLEHPRPAVIIAPGGGYMMLSQRESDPVAVAFLRRGFNVFVLRYSLREHAAYPNPAIDAAQAVRWIRAHAGEVGVDPRQVNLLGFSAGGHVAALLGTHWNRDDLVAAERAEYEATGRGDLLRHGSRPDALVICYGALSVDWVDGDEEILRTAARVDCISAVTGETPPAFVWTTGQDEVVPPSQSLRFVTALAEAGVPFEYHHFQWGCHGLSTADELCDADRESLPVNVASWVDLAANWLRKIGEEK; from the coding sequence ATGCGTCATTTCACCGTTGATCTGAACCGGGAGAGATCCGCCACCTTGGAGGCGGTCCTCTTCGACGCCCCTTCCCCCGAGGAGCAACCGACCCCGCTGGAGCATCCCCGGCCCGCGGTGATCATCGCCCCGGGTGGGGGATACATGATGTTGTCGCAACGGGAGTCCGACCCGGTGGCGGTCGCCTTCCTGCGCCGCGGGTTCAACGTGTTCGTGCTGCGCTACTCGCTGCGGGAACACGCCGCCTACCCCAATCCCGCCATCGACGCGGCGCAGGCCGTGCGATGGATACGAGCCCATGCCGGCGAGGTGGGCGTCGATCCGCGGCAGGTGAACCTCCTGGGGTTCTCAGCGGGCGGGCACGTCGCAGCGCTGCTGGGCACCCACTGGAACCGCGACGACCTGGTGGCGGCCGAACGCGCCGAGTACGAGGCCACCGGCCGGGGTGATCTGTTGCGTCACGGTTCGCGACCCGACGCGCTCGTGATCTGCTACGGGGCGCTCAGCGTCGACTGGGTGGACGGTGACGAGGAGATTCTGCGCACCGCGGCCCGCGTGGACTGCATCTCGGCGGTGACCGGGGAGACTCCGCCCGCCTTCGTGTGGACCACCGGTCAGGACGAAGTGGTGCCGCCCTCGCAGTCGCTGCGTTTTGTCACCGCGCTGGCCGAGGCCGGGGTGCCGTTCGAATACCACCACTTCCAGTGGGGCTGTCACGGCCTGTCGACCGCCGATGAGCTGTGTGACGCCGACCGGGAATCGCTTCCGGTCAATGTCGCTTCCTGGGTGGATTTGGCAGCCAACTGGCTGCGCAAGATTGGAGAGGAAAAATGA
- a CDS encoding S9 family peptidase, with translation MTNAWSDLGDYTNLPRLGSLAISPQGRVLVSVANRNRERTGYRSSWWELDPEGQRPARRLTRSEEGESFGAFTADGDFLFGSKRPVPGTDEVKPGEDDGVVWLLPAEGGEAHPVARRSGGFSGVVAATGSRTVIARTPAHIGAADDEADAAKRKARRERKVTAILHDSYPVRYWDHDLGPVADRLAVLDLDGGCEPLTGDVGRALEETTLSLSADGQRLAAGWASPRGVAEVALSVAVIDVATGQRRMVASDDADEFTGPVISRDGRLIACVRIIRSTPETAPVQRLWLVGEDGEGRELAPAWDRWGTPVAFSPDAGTLYAVADEDGDAPVFAIEVASGKVRRLTGEGAFTSVRITEDGRRLYAVRSSYQDPGSVVAIDTATGETTKLPVPVDYPELPGRLERIETTAADGARVPGYLLLPPGDGPAPLALWIHGGPLSSWNSWSWRWCPWLLVSRGWAVLLPDPALSTGYGQDYIQRGWGRWGAEPFTDLMALTDHVVARDDIDQDRTVAMGGSFGGYMANWVAGHTDRFRAIVTHASLWNLDAFGNTTDAAWYWEREMSPEMRERYSPHRAVADIVTPMLVVHGDRDYRVPISEGLALWRELAAGWAGKPEDFPHRFLYFPDENHWILSPQHAELWYETVLSFIEAGIGKAGFTRPELL, from the coding sequence ATGACCAACGCATGGAGTGATCTGGGCGACTACACCAACCTGCCGAGGCTGGGTTCGCTGGCGATCTCCCCGCAGGGACGGGTGCTGGTGTCCGTCGCTAACCGGAACCGGGAACGTACCGGCTACCGGTCGTCGTGGTGGGAGCTCGACCCCGAGGGCCAGCGACCCGCGCGGCGCCTGACCCGTTCGGAGGAGGGCGAGAGCTTCGGCGCCTTCACCGCGGACGGGGATTTCCTGTTCGGCTCGAAACGACCCGTGCCCGGCACCGACGAGGTGAAACCGGGCGAGGACGACGGTGTGGTCTGGTTGCTGCCCGCCGAGGGCGGTGAGGCCCATCCGGTGGCGCGCCGCTCCGGTGGGTTCAGCGGGGTCGTCGCCGCGACCGGTTCCCGCACGGTGATCGCCCGCACCCCGGCCCACATCGGCGCCGCGGACGACGAGGCCGACGCCGCCAAACGCAAGGCCCGCCGCGAACGCAAGGTGACCGCCATCCTCCACGACAGCTACCCGGTCCGGTACTGGGACCACGACCTGGGGCCCGTAGCGGACAGACTCGCCGTCCTGGACCTCGATGGTGGCTGCGAACCGCTGACCGGGGACGTGGGCCGCGCCCTGGAGGAGACGACGCTGTCGCTGAGCGCCGACGGCCAGAGGCTCGCCGCAGGCTGGGCCTCGCCGCGGGGAGTTGCGGAGGTGGCCCTGTCCGTGGCGGTCATCGACGTGGCGACGGGGCAACGTCGGATGGTCGCCTCCGACGACGCCGACGAGTTCACCGGTCCTGTGATCTCCCGCGACGGCCGGTTGATCGCGTGCGTGCGCATCATCCGCTCCACCCCGGAAACCGCCCCGGTGCAGCGCCTGTGGCTGGTCGGGGAGGACGGCGAAGGCAGGGAACTGGCCCCTGCTTGGGATCGCTGGGGTACGCCGGTGGCCTTCAGCCCTGATGCCGGGACGCTTTACGCCGTGGCCGACGAGGACGGCGACGCCCCGGTGTTCGCCATCGAAGTGGCCTCCGGGAAGGTGCGCCGCCTCACCGGCGAGGGTGCCTTCACCTCGGTGCGGATCACCGAGGACGGCCGGAGACTGTACGCGGTGCGGTCGTCCTACCAGGATCCGGGCAGCGTCGTCGCCATCGACACCGCCACCGGGGAGACCACCAAACTTCCGGTGCCCGTCGACTACCCGGAACTGCCCGGCAGACTGGAGCGCATCGAGACCACCGCCGCCGACGGGGCGCGCGTGCCCGGTTACCTGCTGCTGCCTCCCGGCGACGGCCCTGCGCCGCTGGCGTTGTGGATCCACGGCGGCCCGTTGAGTTCCTGGAACTCGTGGAGCTGGCGCTGGTGCCCGTGGCTGCTGGTCAGCCGGGGCTGGGCGGTGCTGCTGCCCGATCCGGCGCTGTCCACGGGATACGGCCAGGACTACATCCAGCGCGGCTGGGGACGCTGGGGCGCGGAACCGTTCACCGACCTGATGGCCCTGACCGACCACGTCGTCGCCCGGGACGACATCGACCAGGACCGCACCGTCGCCATGGGCGGGTCGTTCGGCGGCTACATGGCCAACTGGGTGGCGGGCCACACGGACCGGTTCCGTGCCATCGTCACCCACGCCAGCCTGTGGAACCTGGATGCCTTCGGCAACACCACCGACGCCGCCTGGTACTGGGAACGCGAGATGTCGCCCGAGATGCGGGAGCGGTACTCGCCGCACCGGGCCGTAGCTGACATCGTCACCCCGATGCTGGTTGTCCACGGCGACAGGGACTACCGGGTGCCGATCAGCGAGGGCCTGGCCCTGTGGCGGGAACTGGCCGCGGGCTGGGCGGGGAAACCGGAGGACTTCCCGCACAGGTTCCTGTACTTCCCCGACGAGAACCACTGGATCCTGTCCCCGCAGCACGCCGAACTCTGGTACGAGACCGTGCTTTCCTTCATCGAGGCGGGCATCGGCAAGGCCGGATTCACCCGGCCCGAGCTGCTCTGA
- a CDS encoding heparan-alpha-glucosaminide N-acetyltransferase domain-containing protein, with translation MSVTQQMPFPLRSARPWWPQPRHTRVTGSRVPGLDAARGLAVLGMVIAHSMLTPTWGSGPAALLGFVHGRSGILFATVAGVSLAIISGGTQRLGGDDLLRARATVLGRAVVLLLIAGALSMIPTTIQVILASYAFWFVLSLPALRWRPRTLLVVACCLALVGKLLVTGLPLWIPTWGYGSPDLGGNFVPTLLATTVSPALVWMAFVLAGMALGRFGLDNVRALRGFLVAGLVLFAGFAAPFVISAGSPAPLFNDVQRSATSTTGIDRTTDPATGIDWQRALWSFEPNSGTVFEVFSSGGLALALIAGLVLLGRLPWSRWVLLPLTGVGSMALTAYVIHVVVLSDAQPEGLVTDGGPGGWLCLGLVVACGAWSQVFVSGPLEQLTGAVADRLAGYPVPRSQVVGHQGATPQAGRAGPDASRPGR, from the coding sequence GTGTCAGTCACACAGCAGATGCCGTTTCCTCTCCGATCTGCCCGCCCCTGGTGGCCGCAGCCACGCCACACGCGGGTCACGGGATCCCGTGTCCCCGGGCTCGACGCCGCCCGCGGCCTGGCCGTCCTGGGCATGGTGATCGCGCACTCGATGCTCACCCCCACCTGGGGTTCGGGACCGGCCGCGCTGCTCGGTTTCGTCCACGGCCGCTCAGGCATCCTGTTCGCCACCGTGGCGGGGGTGTCGCTGGCCATCATCAGCGGGGGAACCCAAAGGCTCGGGGGCGACGACCTGCTGCGGGCCCGCGCCACCGTCCTGGGCAGGGCCGTCGTGTTGCTGCTGATCGCCGGGGCGTTGTCGATGATCCCAACCACCATCCAGGTGATCCTGGCCTCCTACGCCTTCTGGTTCGTCCTCTCCCTGCCCGCGCTGCGCTGGCGGCCCCGCACCCTCCTGGTCGTGGCCTGCTGCCTGGCGTTGGTGGGCAAGCTGCTGGTGACCGGGTTGCCGCTGTGGATCCCCACCTGGGGGTACGGTTCCCCCGACCTCGGGGGCAATTTCGTCCCCACCCTGCTTGCGACCACCGTCTCCCCCGCGCTGGTGTGGATGGCCTTCGTCCTTGCGGGCATGGCCCTGGGGCGTTTCGGCCTGGACAACGTCAGGGCGCTGAGGGGGTTCCTGGTGGCGGGTCTGGTGCTGTTCGCCGGTTTCGCGGCCCCGTTCGTGATCTCCGCCGGTTCCCCGGCGCCGCTGTTCAACGACGTCCAGCGCTCGGCCACCTCGACCACCGGGATCGACCGGACCACGGATCCGGCGACCGGCATCGACTGGCAGCGTGCACTGTGGTCCTTCGAACCCAACTCGGGCACCGTCTTCGAGGTGTTCTCCTCGGGTGGTCTGGCGCTCGCGCTGATCGCTGGTCTGGTGCTGCTGGGCCGGCTGCCGTGGTCGCGGTGGGTGCTGCTGCCCCTGACGGGCGTCGGTTCGATGGCGTTGACGGCATACGTGATCCACGTCGTGGTCCTGTCCGACGCCCAACCGGAGGGTCTCGTCACCGACGGGGGACCCGGGGGCTGGTTGTGCCTCGGACTGGTGGTGGCGTGCGGGGCGTGGTCGCAGGTGTTCGTCTCGGGTCCGCTGGAGCAGCTGACCGGCGCCGTCGCGGACCGGTTGGCGGGATACCCGGTGCCCCGGTCCCAGGTGGTCGGCCACCAGGGCGCCACCCCGCAGGCCGGCCGGGCCGGACCGGATGCGTCCCGGCCCGGCCGGTGA